One genomic segment of Tubulanus polymorphus chromosome 4, tnTubPoly1.2, whole genome shotgun sequence includes these proteins:
- the LOC141904530 gene encoding S-methylmethionine--homocysteine S-methyltransferase BHMT2-like: MAAKPNILEILAKRIIIGDGSYMNTFEKRGYVTAGLYTPECVLEHPDAVSGLHKEFARAGADVMQAFTFHATDGMLQCSESAKNYNTSEINRAACDLARNVATSYNLLVCGGLSPTPTYTAGKGKAAVQAEFEKQCQVFKEKDVDFFIAEFFCSIEEIEWAIDVMKKYNKPIACTMRIGPVGCMDGISAKECAVRMAKRGADIVGLNCQFDYNAQLKTMKLMKDALNEAGLSPFLMMQPIGFLSPETEYLVEGYSQLPEYLLAMEPRILTRWECRDYARKAYELGVRYIGGCCGFESYHIREMAEELSEERGFRPPGKDHNLPFAAGYGQSVYEHDRQKHGRDYWMNLIPKTGRPNSAAYNSKKELIHL, from the exons ATGGCAGCTAAACCGAATATACTGGAGATATTAGCAAAACGCATAATCATTGGCGACGGTAGTTACATGAATACATTCGAAAAAAGAGGATATGTGACTGCTGGGCTGTATACTCCTGAATGCGTTCTAGAACATCCTGACGCCG tcAGTGGTTTACATAAAGAATTTGCTCGAGCTGGAGCTGATGTAATGCAAGCATTCACATTTCATGCGACGGATGGAATGCTTCAATGTAGTGAGTCGGCCAAAAATTATAAC ACATCTGAAATAAACCGTGCGGCGTGCGATCTTGCACGTAATGTTGCCACATCATACAATCTACTAGTTTGCGGAGGTTTGTCGCCTACACCGACATATACAGCTGGAAAAGGGAAGGCAGCAGTTCAAGCAGAATTCGAAAAGCAATGCCAAGTGTTCAAAGAAAAGGATGTCGATTTCTTTATAGCGGAG TTTTTCTGTTCAATCGAAGAGATTGAGTGGGCGATTGATGTCATGAAGAAATACAACAAACCTATAGCGTGTACGATGAGAATAGGCCCAGTTGGGTGTATGGATGGAATCAGTGCAAAAGAGTGTGCAGTTAGAATGGCTAAACGAG GGGCCGATATTGTGGGTTTAAATTGCCAGTTTGATTATAACGCGCAACTGAAAAcgatgaaattgatgaaagaTGCCCTGAATGAAGCTGGTTTATCTCCATTTCTGATGATGCAGCCAATCGGATTCCTTTCTCCTGAAACTGAGTATCTAGTTGAAGGATATTCTCAACTACCCGAGTACTTGTTAG cgatGGAACCACGCATTCTTACTCGTTGGGAATGTAGAGACTATGCCCGTAAAGCTTATGAACTTGGAGTGAGGTACATCGGAGGATGTTGCGGATTCGAGAGTTATCATATTCGTGAAATGGCCGAAGAG TTGTCCGAGGAACGAGGATTCAGACCACCCGGAAAAGATCATAATTTACCATTCGCGGCTGGATATGGACAGAGTGTATATGAACATGATCGTCAAAA ACACGGTAGAGATTATTGGATGAATCTAATCCCTAAAACCGGTCGTCCAAACAGCGCTGCTTACAACTCAAAAAAGGAACTCATTCATTTGTAA